From Myxococcales bacterium, a single genomic window includes:
- a CDS encoding cobalamin-dependent protein (Presence of a B(12) (cobalamin)-binding domain implies dependence on cobalamin itself, in one of its several forms, or in some unusual lineages, dependence on a cobalamin-like analog.) — translation MRVLLVGSELEENLALRYLASALEAAGHTPELAAFSSAGDSDEVLAAARRSKPDLIGLSMTFQRRAEEFGDLAGALRQSGYSGHLTVGGHFPTFCYREVLERYSAIDSVVRHEGEVTLVELCERLGRGVSLDDLSGLAHRAADGSLHVAPPRPLASDLDAIAFPKRVGEPQLHMGVPAAFLVGTRGCYGHCTFCCINAYIDDAGGERYRSRSADNIADEIALVRRERGARMLVFHDDDFFTRNAVRDLARAKSLRDALKQRGVNDVALVLKARPDDLDDNVFRVLSEIGILRIYIGIEAGSSQGLKTLGRGVDIGANQRALDFLRRAGIYACFNMLIFDPETRIRSLRESLQFLRLNADVPMNFCRTEIYPGTPLHRKLAREQRLVGDVFGWDYDISDPAAERAFRVFAHAFLDRNFRCDGLMNSNLSLGYYWHLLRQFYPRAQTARLGARTLETIRKVNYDSVARMLEIVDFAESERSLDPAAFEDFTNITLEEVSAANRKLEDEVADTSHAILTAARGVVRPRPRVRISAVAAAAIALSPLACDPLSPPPPDPLPPPYMRDQNQGPTLADAGAGQPLEMDPKPDASQYAEPPTDLRPDAGPVYLPPPDPPPPPTTKPRPPPPPPPDPLPPPTMKKK, via the coding sequence ATGCGGGTACTCTTGGTGGGGTCAGAGCTGGAAGAAAACCTGGCTCTTCGTTATCTCGCGTCTGCCCTGGAGGCCGCCGGTCACACGCCGGAGCTGGCGGCGTTTTCGTCCGCAGGCGACTCGGACGAGGTCTTGGCTGCGGCCCGCCGCAGCAAGCCGGATCTCATCGGGTTGTCGATGACCTTCCAGCGCCGGGCGGAAGAGTTCGGTGATCTGGCAGGGGCGCTGCGCCAATCGGGTTATTCCGGGCACCTGACGGTCGGCGGGCATTTCCCGACCTTCTGTTATCGCGAGGTGCTCGAGCGTTACTCGGCCATCGACAGCGTCGTACGGCACGAAGGCGAGGTCACCCTGGTCGAGCTGTGTGAGCGCCTCGGCCGCGGAGTGTCGCTGGACGACCTCTCGGGTCTCGCTCACCGCGCCGCTGACGGATCTCTGCACGTTGCGCCCCCTCGCCCGCTGGCCTCGGATCTGGACGCCATCGCCTTCCCCAAGCGCGTCGGCGAGCCGCAGCTGCACATGGGCGTGCCCGCGGCCTTCTTGGTCGGTACCCGTGGGTGTTACGGCCACTGCACGTTCTGCTGCATCAACGCCTACATCGACGACGCCGGCGGAGAGCGTTATCGCTCGCGCAGCGCCGACAACATCGCAGACGAGATCGCGCTGGTACGCCGAGAGCGCGGCGCCCGCATGCTGGTGTTTCACGACGACGACTTCTTCACGCGCAACGCCGTCCGCGATCTGGCGCGGGCAAAGAGCTTGCGTGACGCCCTGAAGCAGCGCGGTGTCAACGACGTCGCCCTCGTGCTGAAGGCTCGTCCCGACGATCTCGACGACAACGTGTTCCGCGTGCTCTCCGAGATCGGCATCCTGCGCATCTACATCGGCATCGAGGCCGGCTCGAGCCAGGGACTGAAGACCCTGGGTCGTGGCGTGGACATCGGCGCCAACCAGCGCGCGCTGGACTTCCTGCGGCGCGCCGGCATCTACGCCTGTTTCAACATGCTGATCTTCGATCCAGAGACGCGCATCCGCTCGCTGCGCGAGAGCTTGCAGTTCTTGCGCCTGAACGCCGACGTCCCGATGAACTTCTGCCGCACCGAGATCTACCCGGGCACTCCACTTCACCGGAAGCTCGCCCGCGAGCAGCGGCTCGTGGGTGACGTCTTCGGTTGGGACTACGACATCAGTGATCCGGCCGCGGAGCGTGCGTTTCGCGTGTTTGCGCACGCCTTCCTCGACCGCAATTTCCGCTGCGACGGCCTAATGAACTCCAACCTGTCCCTCGGGTACTACTGGCACTTGTTGCGCCAGTTCTACCCGCGGGCGCAGACCGCGAGGCTGGGCGCGCGCACGCTCGAGACGATCCGGAAGGTGAACTACGACTCCGTCGCCCGCATGCTCGAGATCGTGGACTTTGCGGAGTCCGAGCGCTCACTCGACCCCGCCGCGTTCGAGGACTTCACGAACATCACGCTCGAGGAGGTCAGCGCGGCGAACCGGAAGCTCGAGGACGAGGTCGCGGACACCAGTCACGCGATCTTGACGGCCGCACGGGGAGTCGTGCGCCCGAGACCACGCGTCCGCATCAGCGCCGTCGCGGCCGCAGCCATCGCGCTCTCGCCCTTGGCCTGCGACCCACTCTCTCCGCCTCCACCCGATCCGCTCCCGCCCCCCTACATGCGCGACCAGAACCAGGGCCCGACACTCGCAGACGCGGGCGCGGGTCAGCCGCTCGAGATGGACCCCAAGCCCGACGCCTCGCAGTACGCAGAGCCACCGACGGACCTCCGACCCGACGCGGGCCCGGTGTATCTGCCACCACCGGATCCCCCACCTCCCCCGACCACCAAGCCGCGGCCTCCGCCGCCCCCACCGCCCGATCCTCTGCCGCCGCCGACGATGAAGAAGAAGTAG
- a CDS encoding MAPEG family protein, with protein MPATEAMKLYAIFSSVIALHLLVLAGWTGGVRFARKAYVNPEDAKLNKAEQADVDHPDVQRVKRAHQNALENAIPFFAVGFLYAGVAPNKNAALVYFATFTAARVLHSIFYLWGRQPFRTIVFAIGAACTVGMAVQVIRTAI; from the coding sequence ATGCCCGCTACCGAGGCGATGAAGCTCTACGCAATTTTCAGCAGCGTGATCGCGCTGCACCTGCTCGTGCTCGCGGGTTGGACGGGAGGAGTGCGCTTCGCCCGCAAGGCCTACGTCAACCCCGAAGACGCGAAGCTGAACAAGGCCGAGCAGGCAGATGTCGACCACCCTGACGTGCAGCGAGTGAAGCGCGCGCACCAGAATGCGCTGGAGAACGCCATCCCGTTCTTCGCGGTGGGTTTTCTGTATGCCGGCGTCGCACCCAACAAAAACGCTGCGCTCGTCTACTTTGCGACGTTCACCGCAGCGCGCGTCCTGCACTCGATCTTCTATCTCTGGGGACGCCAGCCGTTCCGTACGATCGTGTTCGCGATCGGCGCGGCCTGCACCGTCGGCATGGCGGTCCAGGTCATCCGAACGGCGATCTGA
- a CDS encoding adenosine deaminase — protein MSRLGVWAGLMAVFFLVGCGGEDGGGGGLLKPDAGADGNTDDASDAGTNDASDDGSVSDAPDDGSTSDGGADTGPGDSGCVDTAAACALADEQRASDKLNGLLGDPVGLKQFLTAVPKGGDLHNHMSGAVYAETYMSWAKTEGGYCITNSTLSLSTSCNNTSTTSPVPTAADALFLQVVRAWSMQDFVAGAETGHDHFFATFGKFGAISGAAHHAKGLADVKQRADSENAVYIEPMLYSNSTAGNLGSSVWTGGTLTTADLPAFHAALLASSGFAGAKSAVINDIQNTESGADQLLGCKGSNPASACRVGSRYMVYISRSGSGPAVFAQMVAAFEAAKTEPRLVALNLVGPEDGSSALSAYDRHMEMLGYLNGQYAGKSPLHVTLHAGEITTQYLPTSYKIATINHIRKAVEIAHAERIGHGVDVLGETDPTGLLTQLKQLGVMVEIGLSSNVQILEVSGTNHPLASYLKAGVPVALATDDQGVSRSSMAGEYLRAVQDQKLDYKTLKLMARISLEKSFLPGTSLWVSLDLLDAVVACAPTATSYYGDSPVAVSCQSFLDGSAKAAMQWELERRFREFEAKQ, from the coding sequence ATGAGTCGATTGGGCGTTTGGGCTGGGCTGATGGCGGTCTTCTTCTTGGTCGGCTGCGGAGGTGAGGACGGGGGGGGCGGCGGCCTGCTGAAGCCCGACGCCGGCGCGGACGGCAACACCGACGACGCTTCCGACGCGGGGACGAATGATGCGTCGGACGACGGCTCGGTCTCCGATGCACCGGACGACGGCAGCACCTCGGATGGCGGCGCCGACACCGGTCCAGGCGACAGCGGCTGCGTGGACACGGCGGCCGCGTGTGCGCTCGCCGACGAGCAGCGCGCCTCGGACAAGCTGAACGGGTTGCTCGGTGATCCCGTCGGCCTGAAACAGTTCCTGACCGCCGTGCCCAAAGGCGGAGATCTTCACAACCACATGTCCGGCGCGGTGTACGCCGAGACCTACATGAGTTGGGCCAAGACCGAAGGGGGTTACTGCATCACGAACAGCACGCTCTCGCTCTCGACCTCGTGCAACAACACGTCCACGACGTCGCCAGTGCCAACGGCCGCTGACGCCCTGTTCTTGCAGGTGGTCAGGGCCTGGTCGATGCAGGACTTCGTGGCGGGGGCCGAGACCGGGCACGATCACTTCTTCGCGACCTTTGGAAAGTTCGGCGCCATCTCCGGAGCGGCGCACCACGCCAAGGGGCTGGCGGACGTGAAGCAGCGCGCGGATAGCGAGAACGCGGTCTACATCGAGCCGATGTTGTACTCGAACTCGACCGCGGGAAATCTCGGTAGCTCGGTCTGGACCGGGGGCACACTGACGACGGCGGACCTGCCGGCCTTCCACGCGGCGTTGCTCGCGAGCAGCGGTTTTGCCGGGGCGAAGTCCGCCGTCATCAACGACATTCAGAACACCGAGTCCGGTGCCGACCAGCTGCTCGGCTGCAAGGGTTCGAACCCCGCGAGCGCGTGCCGCGTGGGCTCGCGGTACATGGTGTACATCTCCCGGAGCGGCAGCGGTCCGGCGGTGTTCGCCCAGATGGTCGCGGCCTTCGAGGCCGCGAAGACCGAGCCGCGCCTGGTGGCGTTGAACCTGGTCGGACCGGAGGACGGTTCCAGTGCCCTGAGCGCTTACGACCGTCACATGGAGATGCTCGGCTACCTGAACGGTCAGTACGCCGGCAAGAGCCCGCTCCACGTCACGCTGCACGCGGGTGAGATCACCACGCAGTACCTCCCGACGAGCTACAAGATCGCCACCATCAACCACATCAGGAAGGCGGTGGAGATCGCCCACGCCGAGCGCATTGGTCACGGCGTCGACGTGCTCGGCGAGACCGACCCGACGGGGTTGCTGACGCAGCTGAAACAGCTCGGGGTGATGGTCGAGATCGGCCTGAGCAGCAACGTACAGATCCTCGAGGTGAGCGGCACCAACCACCCGCTCGCGAGTTACCTGAAGGCGGGCGTGCCCGTCGCCCTCGCGACCGATGATCAGGGGGTCTCACGCTCGAGCATGGCGGGCGAATACCTGCGCGCCGTCCAAGATCAGAAGCTCGACTACAAAACCCTCAAGCTGATGGCCCGCATCAGTCTCGAGAAGTCGTTCTTGCCCGGCACGAGCCTGTGGGTTTCGCTCGACCTGCTCGATGCGGTGGTCGCGTGTGCGCCGACCGCGACCAGCTACTACGGTGACAGCCCGGTCGCGGTGAGCTGTCAGAGTTTCCTCGATGGTAGCGCCAAGGCGGCGATGCAGTGGGAGCTCGAGCGCCGCTTTCGGGAGTTCGAGGCGAAGCAGTGA
- a CDS encoding DUF814 domain-containing protein: MSSKGRPYRTLEIDGFEVLIGRGEHENDELTFRVAEPHDLWLHVGGGTPGSHVVIRNPERVEVPREVLLRAAAFAAWFSKARSRSRVEVHVCRVADVSKPRGAPAGMVQIAREKRLKVAPEKPESDV, from the coding sequence ATGTCGAGCAAAGGGCGTCCGTACCGCACCCTCGAGATTGACGGCTTCGAGGTGCTGATTGGACGCGGCGAGCACGAGAACGACGAGCTGACGTTCCGTGTCGCGGAGCCCCACGACCTGTGGCTTCACGTCGGCGGCGGCACTCCGGGCAGTCACGTCGTGATTCGCAACCCCGAACGCGTCGAGGTGCCTCGGGAGGTCTTGCTGCGCGCCGCAGCCTTTGCTGCCTGGTTCTCCAAGGCGCGCAGCAGAAGCCGGGTCGAGGTGCACGTCTGCCGCGTGGCTGACGTCTCGAAACCGCGAGGTGCCCCTGCCGGCATGGTGCAGATTGCTAGGGAGAAACGCCTGAAGGTGGCGCCAGAGAAACCCGAATCCGACGTCTGA
- a CDS encoding NAD-dependent epimerase/dehydratase family protein has protein sequence MSEHGNGGRRSNGNGKRSTPPSARPVEQEPRKYWVGGATGFLGAHLVRLLVARGHQVVAVSRGGGDVDGLPVLALDVSDADAVAESARGADGAFVATGKVSRDPADAEAMHLANVVATRQVLAGLERAGVRRVVYASTSGTIAVSEDAEEIADEEASAPMELIATWPYYRSKSYAEKAALEANHPPTFDVVVVNPSLLLGPGDLRESSTGDVRRFLERAVPAVPAGGLAFVDARDAALGMLLAFEHGRAGERYLLNAQNLTLAAFFQRLSRLTGVPAPRLKLPASRPLALGMSRLFSRAVRAIGGEPPVDDVSVEMAQYFWYCSSEKAERELGWVARDPGETLRDTVEDLVARGVASPRGAWASHSH, from the coding sequence ATGAGCGAACACGGGAACGGCGGCCGTCGCTCGAACGGCAACGGCAAACGCTCGACACCACCGAGCGCGCGTCCGGTGGAGCAGGAGCCGCGCAAGTACTGGGTAGGCGGGGCGACCGGTTTTCTGGGCGCACATCTGGTGCGCCTGCTCGTTGCGCGTGGACACCAGGTCGTGGCGGTGTCACGCGGCGGCGGAGACGTCGATGGGCTGCCCGTGCTCGCGCTGGACGTGAGTGATGCTGATGCGGTGGCGGAGAGCGCCCGCGGCGCGGATGGCGCCTTCGTTGCGACGGGCAAGGTGTCACGGGATCCCGCCGATGCCGAAGCGATGCACCTGGCCAACGTCGTGGCGACCCGCCAGGTGCTGGCGGGGCTCGAGCGCGCGGGCGTGCGTCGTGTCGTCTACGCCAGCACCAGCGGCACCATCGCGGTCAGCGAGGACGCCGAGGAAATCGCGGACGAAGAGGCCTCCGCGCCGATGGAGCTGATCGCGACCTGGCCCTACTACCGCAGCAAGTCCTACGCGGAAAAGGCGGCCCTCGAGGCGAATCACCCCCCGACCTTCGACGTGGTGGTGGTCAACCCCAGCCTGCTGCTCGGGCCGGGCGATCTGCGCGAGTCGTCCACTGGAGACGTGCGGCGGTTCCTGGAGCGGGCCGTCCCCGCCGTCCCCGCCGGAGGGCTCGCCTTCGTGGATGCGCGCGATGCAGCGCTCGGCATGTTGCTCGCGTTCGAGCACGGGCGGGCAGGCGAGCGTTATCTCTTGAACGCGCAGAACCTCACCTTGGCGGCGTTCTTCCAGCGCCTCTCGCGCCTGACCGGTGTGCCGGCGCCGCGCCTGAAGCTGCCGGCGTCGCGCCCTCTGGCCCTCGGCATGTCTCGTTTGTTCTCCCGCGCGGTGCGCGCCATCGGCGGTGAGCCGCCGGTGGACGACGTGAGCGTCGAGATGGCGCAGTACTTCTGGTACTGCAGCAGCGAGAAGGCGGAGCGGGAGCTCGGTTGGGTCGCTCGTGATCCCGGCGAGACGCTCCGAGACACCGTGGAAGATCTGGTGGCGCGCGGCGTCGCGTCGCCCCGCGGGGCCTGGGCCTCGCACTCGCACTGA
- a CDS encoding AMP-binding protein, translating to MPKHPPIVRKPVSADSPPLDLARLLGGRHFVVVGGTGFLGKVWWTFLLYHYPEVERIHLVVRPRGNQTAEQRFWKDVVGSELMAPLRERFGANFEAFMREKVVPVAGDVVQPFCGLDASLRDELRGSVDCVINASGVVDFDPPLDEALQVNAFGVQNLVALSRDLGEVPFLHTSTCFVAGSRTGFIEEIDPREHPFPRAGELERAHWDPDREIAECLDVVEQARHRASDAFRQSHFLDDAKKNLEARGEPARGSPLEHEVERVKRKFIEARLAEMGMERAKFWGFPNTYTYTKAIGEQIVAGSGLPHTIVRPAIVESTVRFPFPSWNEGINTSAPLIYSLREGQTQIPGGDNYLDIIPCDMVAGGMTLALAELLDGSHHAVYQLGSSDSNPCTMRRCFELSGLYKRTYWRKTGRGGPVISALQSHFEGALLGEKQFEAYGPLKIADGVGVAARLLRKAAIGPAAPLLKPTAKALESFADGQRKVGEVLTAFVPFTAVYDYVFRCDNTRAAYARLSPADREKIFWEPESIDWRQWFLDVHIPGLEKWVFPQIDERIRRPRRAPVAHATLTNLLDDMSDRFDLSVALQRTEATGLSRISFREWQARALATAARLRQAGVAPGERVLLAGANHPAWPIAFFGILYSGATVVPVDSGIEADVVANLANASGARVFLADQTVTGRVRPVLPADGPALSWLDLWQATEDGAPLSDPSEPAVDDVAALIYTSGTTGVPKGVMLSHGNLTALVASLAPLFPLGKGDRVLSVLPLHHTFELTCGMLLPLSRGSRIVYLDELTGERLELGLKSGRITAMIGVPALWEMLERRVSAKVAERGRFASQVFDFAVELNRSLGKSLGIDAGKLLFGPVHEGLGGHLRYLVSGGAALPEKTHHLFAGLGLHLAEGYGLTEASPVLTVASGGPKSRSGHVGKAIPGVDIRIAAPNAEGVGEVLARGPNVMLGYSDDEESTRRTIDAEGWLHTGDLGKVDKRGQLVIVGRAKDVIVAANGENVYPDDVEARLGAIEHIAELAIVGIDDPRGGERVACVAVPADDDSLSRVERKERARKSLERALSALPPSQRPAVVTLLETKLPRTTTRKVKRNEVRRVIERVGPLSERPPRMTGASHLDGPAQSVRAAVAVITRKDPNELEPSLGLRADLGFDSLMLLELLVALEAQLGGSVDAERLNACVTIGDAEALVRETRLGRHVSRTRAIETLEDEPLELPPALREAAMHWLGRAQMGFYDRFLQTRVAGRAFIPHNRNVLVAANHASHLDMGLAKYALGSYGEGLVSLAAQDYFFEGNRWRKAYFENLTNLVPMSRSGSLRQSLRQAAELLEQGKTVLIFPEGTRSSDGDVKEFKSAVGYLALQNRVDILPLYLGGTFNALPKGATVLRRRDVVARIGPPLEVKELERLTAGMNASEASRVVAELTRRAVVALSRGEILDISRLESLDAAALGPVDDSLAPVFGELRQRFVPNAVEEPVSFYFSLGESERWTLRIEPDRCEVTVGKAVESADCVLKTTPGMFRRIVREAYTPSPQEFISGAVKSNNIELLMVFQRAFQLENTSDKLSSVLTLSAGGDV from the coding sequence ATGCCGAAGCACCCGCCCATCGTTCGCAAACCCGTCAGCGCGGACAGCCCGCCGCTGGATTTGGCGCGTTTGCTCGGCGGTCGGCACTTCGTCGTGGTGGGGGGTACCGGGTTCTTGGGCAAGGTCTGGTGGACCTTCTTGCTCTACCACTACCCCGAGGTCGAGCGAATCCACCTCGTGGTTCGACCGCGCGGCAATCAGACTGCCGAGCAGCGCTTCTGGAAGGATGTGGTCGGCAGCGAGCTGATGGCGCCGCTCCGCGAGCGCTTCGGAGCCAACTTCGAGGCGTTCATGCGCGAGAAGGTCGTGCCCGTCGCCGGAGACGTGGTGCAGCCCTTCTGCGGGCTCGACGCCAGCCTGCGAGACGAGCTCCGCGGGTCGGTGGACTGTGTCATCAACGCATCGGGCGTCGTGGATTTCGATCCCCCGCTCGACGAAGCGCTCCAAGTGAATGCGTTCGGCGTGCAGAACCTGGTGGCGCTGTCCAGGGACCTCGGCGAGGTGCCCTTCCTGCACACCAGCACGTGTTTCGTGGCCGGTTCCCGCACCGGCTTCATCGAAGAGATCGACCCACGCGAACACCCGTTCCCGCGGGCCGGCGAGCTCGAGCGGGCGCACTGGGATCCGGATCGCGAGATCGCGGAGTGCCTCGACGTCGTCGAGCAGGCGCGGCACCGCGCGAGTGACGCCTTCCGTCAGAGTCATTTCCTGGACGACGCAAAGAAGAACCTCGAAGCCCGCGGGGAGCCCGCCCGGGGCAGCCCGCTCGAGCACGAGGTCGAGCGCGTGAAGCGCAAGTTCATCGAAGCGCGCCTGGCCGAAATGGGCATGGAACGCGCCAAATTTTGGGGTTTTCCCAACACCTATACCTACACCAAGGCCATCGGTGAGCAGATCGTCGCTGGCTCCGGGCTGCCTCACACCATCGTCCGCCCCGCCATTGTCGAGAGCACCGTGCGGTTCCCGTTCCCGAGCTGGAACGAGGGCATCAACACCAGCGCGCCGCTGATCTACTCGCTGCGCGAGGGACAGACGCAGATCCCGGGTGGCGACAACTACCTGGACATCATCCCCTGCGACATGGTCGCCGGCGGCATGACGCTTGCCCTCGCGGAGTTGCTCGATGGCAGCCATCACGCCGTCTACCAGCTGGGCTCGAGTGACTCGAACCCTTGCACGATGCGCCGCTGTTTCGAGCTCTCGGGTTTGTACAAACGCACCTACTGGCGCAAGACAGGGCGTGGCGGGCCCGTCATCAGCGCACTGCAATCCCATTTCGAGGGCGCGCTGCTCGGAGAGAAACAATTCGAAGCCTACGGGCCGCTCAAGATCGCCGACGGTGTGGGGGTCGCGGCTCGGTTGCTGAGGAAGGCCGCCATCGGTCCCGCCGCACCGCTGCTCAAGCCCACCGCGAAGGCACTGGAGAGCTTTGCCGACGGCCAGCGCAAGGTGGGTGAAGTGCTCACTGCGTTCGTGCCGTTCACGGCGGTCTACGACTACGTGTTTCGTTGTGACAACACCCGCGCCGCCTACGCCCGCCTCTCGCCGGCGGATCGCGAGAAGATCTTCTGGGAGCCGGAGAGCATCGACTGGCGGCAGTGGTTCCTCGATGTCCACATTCCGGGCCTTGAAAAGTGGGTATTTCCCCAGATCGACGAGCGGATCCGGCGGCCGCGGCGCGCGCCGGTTGCCCACGCGACGCTCACCAACCTGCTCGACGACATGTCGGATCGTTTTGATCTGTCGGTGGCGCTGCAGCGCACGGAGGCCACCGGGCTGTCGCGCATCAGCTTCCGCGAGTGGCAGGCGCGGGCCCTCGCCACGGCGGCCCGGCTGCGTCAGGCCGGAGTGGCCCCGGGCGAACGTGTGCTGCTCGCTGGAGCCAATCATCCGGCGTGGCCCATCGCCTTCTTCGGCATCCTGTACAGCGGCGCCACGGTCGTTCCCGTCGACTCCGGCATCGAGGCGGATGTCGTCGCGAATCTCGCCAACGCCTCCGGGGCGAGGGTCTTTCTCGCGGACCAGACGGTGACCGGGCGGGTCCGACCCGTGCTGCCGGCAGATGGCCCGGCGCTATCCTGGTTGGACCTCTGGCAGGCGACTGAGGACGGCGCTCCGCTCTCGGATCCCAGCGAGCCGGCTGTCGATGACGTCGCGGCGCTGATCTACACGAGCGGGACGACCGGGGTGCCGAAGGGAGTGATGCTCTCGCACGGGAACCTGACGGCCCTGGTGGCGTCGCTCGCGCCGCTGTTCCCGCTCGGCAAGGGAGATCGCGTGCTGAGTGTGTTGCCGCTGCATCACACCTTCGAGCTCACCTGCGGCATGCTCCTCCCGCTCTCGCGCGGGTCGCGGATCGTGTATCTGGACGAGCTCACGGGCGAGCGTCTGGAGCTGGGTCTGAAGAGTGGGCGCATCACCGCGATGATCGGTGTGCCAGCGCTGTGGGAGATGCTCGAACGGCGCGTGAGCGCCAAGGTCGCCGAGCGCGGGCGTTTTGCCTCGCAGGTCTTCGACTTTGCCGTCGAGCTCAATCGGTCACTGGGCAAGTCTCTGGGCATCGACGCGGGCAAGCTGCTGTTTGGGCCCGTGCACGAGGGGCTGGGCGGGCATCTGCGTTATCTGGTGAGTGGCGGCGCTGCGCTGCCCGAAAAGACACACCACCTGTTCGCGGGGCTCGGTCTGCACCTGGCCGAAGGGTACGGCCTGACCGAGGCTTCCCCGGTGCTCACGGTGGCGTCCGGGGGGCCGAAGTCGCGGTCGGGGCACGTCGGCAAGGCCATCCCGGGCGTCGACATCCGGATCGCGGCGCCGAACGCCGAGGGGGTCGGCGAGGTGCTCGCCCGCGGTCCCAACGTGATGCTCGGTTACTCCGACGACGAAGAGAGCACACGGCGCACCATCGACGCCGAGGGTTGGCTGCACACCGGCGACCTCGGCAAGGTCGACAAACGCGGGCAGCTCGTGATCGTCGGGCGCGCGAAGGACGTCATCGTCGCGGCGAACGGCGAGAACGTGTACCCGGACGACGTCGAAGCACGCCTCGGCGCCATCGAGCACATCGCCGAGCTCGCCATCGTGGGGATCGATGACCCCCGAGGCGGAGAGCGTGTTGCGTGTGTCGCCGTGCCGGCTGACGACGACAGCCTGTCGCGCGTCGAGCGCAAAGAGCGCGCGAGGAAATCCTTGGAGCGGGCGCTCTCGGCGCTGCCGCCGTCTCAGCGGCCTGCAGTCGTCACGCTGCTCGAGACGAAGCTGCCGCGGACCACGACACGCAAGGTCAAGCGCAACGAGGTCCGGCGCGTGATTGAGCGAGTGGGTCCACTCAGCGAGCGGCCGCCGCGCATGACCGGTGCGAGCCACCTGGATGGCCCCGCGCAGAGTGTGCGCGCTGCGGTAGCGGTCATCACGCGCAAAGATCCGAACGAGCTGGAGCCGAGCCTGGGCCTGCGCGCCGATCTCGGCTTCGACTCCCTGATGTTGCTCGAGCTGTTGGTCGCGCTCGAGGCGCAGCTCGGCGGCTCCGTCGATGCCGAGCGGCTCAACGCCTGTGTCACCATCGGCGACGCCGAGGCGCTCGTGCGCGAGACCCGGCTGGGGCGCCATGTGTCGCGCACGCGGGCCATCGAGACGCTGGAGGACGAACCGCTCGAGTTGCCGCCGGCGCTGCGCGAGGCGGCGATGCACTGGCTGGGGCGAGCGCAGATGGGGTTCTACGATCGCTTCTTGCAGACACGGGTCGCGGGTCGCGCGTTCATTCCCCACAACCGCAACGTGCTCGTCGCGGCGAACCACGCCAGCCACCTCGACATGGGGCTCGCGAAGTACGCGCTGGGCAGCTATGGCGAGGGGCTCGTATCTCTCGCGGCGCAGGACTATTTCTTCGAGGGCAACCGCTGGCGCAAGGCCTACTTCGAGAACCTGACCAACCTGGTGCCGATGTCCCGCAGCGGTTCGCTGCGACAGAGCCTGCGCCAGGCCGCCGAGCTGCTCGAACAAGGCAAGACGGTTCTGATCTTCCCCGAGGGCACCCGCAGCTCCGACGGCGACGTGAAGGAGTTCAAGAGCGCAGTTGGATATCTGGCCTTGCAGAACCGCGTGGACATCCTGCCGCTCTATCTTGGCGGCACGTTCAACGCGCTGCCCAAGGGTGCCACCGTGCTCCGACGTCGCGACGTGGTTGCCCGCATCGGGCCGCCGCTCGAGGTGAAAGAGCTCGAGCGGCTGACCGCGGGCATGAACGCAAGTGAGGCGTCGCGGGTCGTCGCGGAGCTGACACGGCGAGCGGTCGTGGCCCTGTCGCGCGGAGAGATCCTGGATATTTCTCGGCTAGAATCCCTGGACGCTGCGGCTCTCGGCCCCGTCGACGACTCCCTGGCACCGGTCTTCGGCGAGCTCCGCCAACGTTTCGTCCCGAACGCAGTCGAGGAGCCGGTGAGCTTCTACTTCTCCCTGGGCGAGAGCGAACGCTGGACGTTGCGCATCGAGCCCGACCGCTGCGAGGTCACCGTGGGCAAGGCCGTCGAGAGCGCCGACTGTGTGCTCAAGACCACCCCCGGCATGTTCCGCCGCATCGTGCGCGAGGCGTACACACCGAGTCCGCAGGAGTTCATCTCGGGCGCGGTGAAGAGCAACAACATCGAGCTATTGATGGTGTTCCAGCGGGCGTTTCAGCTGGAGAACACCAGCGACAAACTCTCGAGTGTGCTCACGCTGTCGGCCGGCGGGGACGTATGA